One region of Syntrophobacter fumaroxidans MPOB genomic DNA includes:
- a CDS encoding DUF2845 domain-containing protein, whose translation MRRMIPLLVFLFFISIAGVALADSQVSDFRCGSTLIRLGDSKYKVEHSCGPPFGREETGGGFHRGFPSGDWSYTEKWTYNLGPRDYVYELSFTAGDLVEIRRGGRGF comes from the coding sequence ATGAGAAGAATGATTCCGCTCCTGGTTTTCCTGTTCTTTATCTCGATTGCGGGCGTTGCCCTCGCCGACAGCCAAGTCTCCGATTTCCGTTGCGGAAGCACGCTGATCCGGCTGGGCGACAGCAAGTACAAGGTCGAACACTCGTGCGGACCACCCTTTGGCAGGGAGGAAACCGGCGGAGGATTCCACAGGGGGTTTCCTTCGGGAGACTGGAGTTACACGGAAAAGTGGACCTACAATCTGGGACCTCGGGATTATGTTTATGAGTTGAGCTTTACCGCCGGGGACCTTGTCGAAATACGCCGCGGAGGAAGAGGTTTCTAA
- a CDS encoding PilZ domain-containing protein — MVWGKNQKDARKTKRFRINGKAFAAFFNPSEDFVKMGEILDISEAGVGLRYVGINEQTGESSQLEIFDSDEQLQVGKLPCRVVYDMELIDESQGLLKVRRCGVQFFKLSEEQVAALRAFIETHKLEEGTDPPDGDAQPVDR; from the coding sequence ATGGTTTGGGGAAAGAACCAGAAAGACGCAAGAAAAACCAAGAGGTTCCGGATCAACGGCAAGGCATTCGCTGCTTTTTTCAACCCATCCGAGGACTTTGTGAAGATGGGCGAAATCCTGGACATCAGCGAAGCCGGCGTCGGGCTTCGTTACGTGGGGATCAACGAGCAGACGGGTGAATCGTCACAGCTCGAGATTTTCGATTCGGACGAACAGCTGCAGGTTGGCAAGCTCCCCTGCAGGGTCGTCTATGACATGGAGCTGATCGACGAATCCCAGGGCCTGCTGAAAGTGAGGCGATGTGGCGTGCAGTTCTTCAAGCTCTCCGAGGAACAAGTGGCCGCCCTGCGAGCTTTCATCGAGACCCATAAGCTGGAGGAAGGGACCGACCCGCCTGACGGGGATGCGCAGCCCGTCGACCGCTGA
- a CDS encoding PilZ domain-containing protein, giving the protein MEKKKSFSEMRKYRRHRTNGSALVAFFTPTHEFLSLGQILDISLGGLAIRYIALDEQTKGSTHLEIFGAVDSNVHIGKLPCKVMYDIELTSESSGMLKVRRCGVKFGDLSKGQVAEIKSFIEIFGLPEDKLGIMSPTQARQVASAS; this is encoded by the coding sequence ATGGAAAAAAAGAAAAGCTTCAGCGAGATGAGAAAATACCGGCGCCACCGTACCAACGGCAGCGCGTTGGTTGCATTTTTTACTCCGACTCATGAATTCCTCAGCCTCGGGCAGATTCTGGACATCAGCCTCGGAGGTCTGGCGATTCGATACATCGCATTGGATGAACAAACCAAGGGCTCGACCCACCTGGAGATATTCGGAGCGGTGGATTCCAACGTCCACATCGGCAAGCTGCCCTGCAAGGTCATGTACGACATCGAGTTGACGAGCGAATCCAGCGGCATGCTGAAAGTGCGCCGGTGCGGCGTGAAGTTCGGGGATCTCAGCAAAGGACAAGTCGCTGAAATCAAGTCTTTTATCGAGATTTTCGGCCTGCCTGAAGACAAATTGGGGATAATGAGCCCGACGCAAGCAAGACAAGTTGCGTCCGCATCCTGA
- a CDS encoding MT-A70 family methyltransferase: MKTHLDRPSPARDLAAANLGGFGTILADPPWRFTNRTGKVAPEHRRLSRYGTLTFAEILALPVKDIALLQSHLYLWVPNALLGEGLEVMRAWGFAYKTNLVWYKIRKDGGPDGRGVGFYFRNVTELVLFGVRGSLRTHAPGRTQVNIIQSRKREHSRKPEELYAIIERCSPGPYLELFARHRKKNWSQWGNELDGVERVRPPSQLPLF; this comes from the coding sequence ATGAAAACCCATCTCGACCGTCCGTCGCCCGCTCGCGATCTTGCCGCCGCCAATCTCGGCGGATTCGGGACCATTTTGGCAGATCCGCCCTGGCGCTTCACCAACAGGACCGGCAAGGTCGCTCCCGAACATCGAAGGCTGTCGCGCTACGGCACCCTCACGTTCGCGGAAATCCTGGCACTGCCCGTGAAGGACATCGCGCTTTTGCAGAGCCACCTCTACCTGTGGGTACCCAACGCGCTCCTGGGGGAGGGCCTCGAGGTGATGAGGGCCTGGGGATTTGCCTACAAGACGAACCTGGTCTGGTACAAGATCAGGAAGGATGGAGGGCCGGACGGAAGGGGCGTCGGCTTCTATTTCCGGAACGTGACGGAACTGGTGCTTTTCGGCGTGCGCGGCAGCCTGCGCACCCATGCCCCCGGGAGAACGCAGGTCAACATCATTCAGAGCCGAAAGCGGGAACATTCGAGAAAGCCCGAGGAGCTCTACGCCATCATAGAACGCTGCAGCCCCGGGCCGTACCTTGAGCTCTTCGCCCGGCACCGCAAAAAGAACTGGTCGCAGTGGGGCAACGAGTTGGATGGAGTGGAGAGAGTCAGACCGCCGTCTCAACTTCCACTGTTCTGA
- a CDS encoding glycogen-binding domain-containing protein, which yields MVKDRGTVEPIVPDDGHDVRLRRESSDRGESVVEHPPAEDRVMQHLKEAIRRMPDIDPPDLLLESVMHSVRTGRLPLRTRIMRWAGSPRSITFTPLRVAPVAAVLVAVCLALAFHVFRNEKAPLAVRGDRVQVVLALRSPEARSVAVMGSFNGWRAEPCEPRTVDGETRWTVTLQLPSGRYEYAFVVDGKKIIPDPGAGLHEEDGFGNHNAVLLVGYGNGNSI from the coding sequence ATGGTGAAAGATAGAGGCACCGTTGAGCCGATTGTTCCCGATGACGGCCACGATGTCCGTCTGCGCCGGGAAAGCAGTGACCGGGGAGAGTCCGTTGTGGAGCATCCTCCTGCTGAAGACCGTGTCATGCAGCACCTCAAGGAAGCGATCCGTCGCATGCCGGACATCGATCCTCCGGACCTCCTGCTCGAATCCGTCATGCACTCCGTCAGAACCGGGCGACTCCCTCTTCGGACCCGGATAATGAGATGGGCCGGATCGCCCCGTTCGATCACGTTCACCCCCCTGCGCGTGGCCCCAGTGGCCGCGGTGTTGGTCGCCGTGTGCCTTGCCCTCGCATTTCACGTTTTCAGGAATGAAAAGGCCCCCCTTGCCGTGCGGGGAGATCGAGTGCAGGTAGTGCTGGCCCTGCGGTCCCCGGAGGCACGGAGCGTCGCGGTGATGGGCTCCTTCAACGGGTGGCGCGCCGAACCATGCGAACCGCGGACCGTCGACGGGGAAACACGCTGGACGGTCACGCTGCAGCTTCCGTCCGGTCGGTACGAATACGCCTTCGTGGTGGACGGCAAGAAGATCATCCCCGACCCCGGCGCGGGCCTCCATGAAGAAGACGGCTTTGGAAATCACAACGCAGTCCTGCTCGTAGGATACGGAAATGGGAATTCGATTTAG
- a CDS encoding RNA polymerase sigma factor, protein MDRDSDYQVVASVLAGDTEAYAVLVKRYQKPIYNLMYRMTGSCEDALDLAQETFIKAYASLHRFREGGRFFPWLYSIGLNHSRNFLRRNKARQTLDVEDCDPGSGLDYPGQEEDRLCARLDSMGVRRALDRLPVDYREALMLRYHQELSMEEIAAALRISLSGAKMRVHRGLEKLRELLENDRDGER, encoded by the coding sequence ATGGACCGGGACAGCGACTATCAGGTGGTTGCCTCCGTTCTTGCGGGGGATACGGAAGCCTATGCCGTTCTGGTAAAGCGTTATCAGAAGCCCATATACAACCTGATGTATCGCATGACCGGTTCCTGCGAAGATGCATTGGACCTGGCACAGGAAACTTTCATCAAGGCCTATGCGTCGCTGCACAGGTTTCGGGAAGGGGGCAGGTTTTTCCCCTGGCTGTACAGCATCGGATTGAATCACTCGAGGAACTTCCTGCGTCGCAACAAGGCGCGTCAGACCCTCGACGTTGAAGATTGCGATCCGGGCTCCGGGTTGGACTATCCCGGCCAGGAGGAGGACAGGCTGTGTGCCCGATTGGACAGCATGGGCGTCCGCAGGGCGCTCGACCGGCTCCCCGTTGATTACCGTGAGGCCCTGATGCTCCGGTATCACCAGGAACTCTCGATGGAGGAGATTGCCGCCGCATTGCGGATTTCTTTGAGTGGCGCAAAGATGAGGGTCCATCGGGGATTGGAGAAATTGCGCGAGTTGCTGGAGAATGACCGTGATGGTGAAAGATAG
- a CDS encoding isoamylase early set domain-containing protein, which translates to MRNRFIPAVIAALLLPVFLAHCTPALVQSGPENQNIPVRFILIAPGAGSVCVAGSFNGWSRQSHCMRREGSAWTVSVRLPPGRYEYAFVLDGKTWQADPGATLSEESGFGRKNSILIVE; encoded by the coding sequence ATGCGGAACCGGTTCATCCCGGCGGTGATTGCAGCCCTGTTGCTTCCGGTGTTCCTCGCCCATTGCACTCCTGCATTAGTGCAGAGTGGGCCTGAAAACCAGAATATACCCGTTCGTTTTATCCTCATCGCCCCGGGAGCGGGAAGCGTCTGCGTCGCGGGCAGCTTCAACGGCTGGTCCAGGCAGTCCCACTGCATGAGGCGCGAGGGAAGCGCATGGACGGTTTCGGTCCGATTGCCCCCCGGTCGCTACGAATATGCCTTCGTGCTCGACGGGAAGACCTGGCAGGCGGACCCCGGCGCGACTCTGTCGGAGGAGAGCGGCTTCGGCAGGAAGAATTCCATTTTGATCGTCGAATAA
- a CDS encoding desulfoferrodoxin, whose product MAERMQVFKCELCGNIIEVLHGGAGELVCCGQPMKVFVENTVDAAKEKHVPVLEKSAAGIKVKVGGVPHPMEEKHYIEWVELIVGDKIYRQFLKPGAPPEAVFSVDPSGPAVAREYCNLHGLWKG is encoded by the coding sequence ATGGCCGAAAGGATGCAGGTTTTTAAATGCGAGTTGTGTGGAAACATCATCGAGGTGCTGCACGGAGGCGCCGGGGAGTTGGTGTGCTGTGGACAGCCGATGAAAGTGTTTGTTGAGAATACGGTGGATGCGGCAAAGGAAAAACACGTTCCGGTGCTGGAGAAATCAGCGGCGGGAATCAAGGTCAAGGTGGGCGGAGTTCCCCATCCGATGGAAGAAAAACACTACATCGAGTGGGTGGAACTGATCGTGGGAGACAAGATTTACCGACAGTTCCTGAAGCCGGGCGCCCCCCCCGAGGCCGTTTTCTCCGTCGACCCGTCCGGGCCTGCTGTGGCCAGGGAATACTGCAATCTGCACGGACTGTGGAAAGGCTAG
- a CDS encoding ComF family protein — translation MKSVGLTPLGLALLDLFLPRRCAGCRNTWLRSQEGFWCERCRAELPWITHPLCPRCGRPYPGSPASPDHRCGDCLLGAYPFDSARSATLYTGVVRDRIHQLKFGCQVEWAPALTELLLDAWGRAPLPEVRLILPVPLHLKRLQERGFNQSGLLAKTLAKRLGLPFSHDLLRRERWTEPQTRLSRQERLTNVKNAFRVKDETRVEGKSILIVDDVFTTGTTLSECARALKKGGAASVHALTVARALPDGNSSSQGLHNGE, via the coding sequence GTGAAAAGTGTAGGTTTGACCCCACTTGGCTTGGCCCTGCTCGACCTTTTCCTGCCGCGCCGCTGCGCCGGATGCCGGAATACCTGGTTGCGCTCCCAGGAAGGCTTCTGGTGCGAACGGTGCCGCGCCGAGCTGCCCTGGATCACCCACCCGCTCTGCCCCCGGTGCGGGCGCCCGTACCCCGGGAGCCCCGCTTCTCCCGATCATCGGTGCGGCGACTGTTTGCTCGGCGCCTATCCTTTTGATTCCGCCCGTTCGGCGACCCTCTACACCGGCGTGGTGCGGGACCGGATCCACCAGCTGAAATTCGGATGCCAGGTCGAATGGGCGCCCGCCCTGACGGAGCTCCTGCTCGATGCCTGGGGCAGAGCGCCGTTGCCGGAGGTCCGGCTCATCCTGCCCGTCCCCCTCCACCTGAAGCGGCTGCAGGAACGAGGATTCAACCAGTCGGGACTCCTCGCCAAGACCCTGGCAAAGCGGCTCGGGTTGCCGTTCTCTCACGATTTGCTGCGCCGAGAGCGCTGGACGGAGCCCCAGACCCGTTTGAGCCGCCAGGAACGGCTGACCAACGTCAAAAACGCTTTCCGCGTGAAGGATGAAACGCGAGTGGAAGGGAAATCGATCCTCATCGTGGACGACGTTTTCACGACGGGCACGACCTTGAGCGAATGCGCGAGGGCGCTCAAGAAGGGCGGCGCGGCGTCGGTGCACGCCCTCACGGTGGCGCGGGCGCTGCCGGACGGGAACTCATCAAGCCAAGGGCTTCACAACGGAGAATGA
- the icd gene encoding isocitrate dehydrogenase (NADP(+)) — translation MTDHRGNGTWIDLDRDRNLVVPPDPIIGFIEGDGIGPDIWAATRLVLESAVRRAYGGSKRIRWHELAAGEKALAAVGEPLPQITFDEIRKCVVAIKGPLTTPVGKGFRSLNVTLRQVLNLYACVRPVRYFPGLPSPVKHPEKVNMIVFRENTEDVYAGIEWASGSKEARRLEAILKEEFKVSLPPDSGIGIKPISRAGTQRLVRRAIRYAIENGLPSVTLVHKGNIMKYTEGAFRNWGYELAATEFADLAVTETDLEQKHGGHVPEGKVVIKDRMADSMFQQVLLRPEEYSVIATPNLDGDYLSDALAAQVGGLGMAPGANIGDECAVFEATHGSAPKYAGLDKVNPGSLILSGVMMLEHIGWREAGKLIEDALTRTIQAGVVTYDLARQMDGAREVRCSEFARAVVERMD, via the coding sequence ATGACGGATCACAGGGGAAATGGGACGTGGATCGATTTGGACCGGGATCGTAACCTGGTGGTGCCGCCCGACCCGATCATCGGGTTCATCGAGGGCGACGGCATCGGACCCGATATCTGGGCCGCCACCCGACTGGTGCTGGAGTCCGCGGTCCGGAGGGCCTACGGCGGGTCGAAACGGATCCGCTGGCATGAGCTTGCAGCCGGCGAGAAGGCCCTCGCGGCCGTCGGCGAGCCCCTCCCCCAAATCACGTTCGACGAAATCCGCAAGTGCGTGGTGGCCATCAAGGGGCCGCTCACCACTCCGGTCGGCAAGGGATTTCGCAGCCTCAACGTCACATTGAGGCAGGTGTTGAACCTCTACGCCTGCGTTCGGCCAGTGCGGTATTTCCCGGGATTGCCCTCCCCGGTCAAGCACCCCGAAAAGGTGAACATGATCGTGTTCCGCGAAAACACCGAAGACGTTTACGCCGGAATCGAATGGGCGTCGGGATCGAAGGAGGCCCGCCGCCTGGAAGCCATCCTGAAGGAGGAGTTCAAGGTTTCGCTGCCCCCGGATTCGGGCATCGGCATCAAGCCCATCAGCCGCGCGGGAACCCAGCGTTTGGTACGGCGGGCGATCCGGTACGCCATCGAAAACGGGTTGCCTTCGGTCACGCTGGTCCACAAGGGCAATATCATGAAGTACACCGAAGGGGCGTTCAGGAACTGGGGCTACGAGCTGGCCGCCACGGAATTCGCCGATCTCGCGGTGACCGAGACCGACCTGGAGCAGAAGCACGGCGGGCACGTCCCGGAGGGCAAGGTGGTCATCAAGGACCGCATGGCCGATTCCATGTTCCAGCAGGTGCTCCTGCGCCCCGAGGAATACAGTGTCATCGCGACTCCGAACCTTGACGGCGATTACCTTTCGGACGCTCTGGCCGCGCAGGTCGGAGGGCTCGGCATGGCCCCCGGCGCAAACATCGGCGACGAATGCGCGGTCTTCGAAGCCACGCACGGGAGCGCTCCCAAGTACGCGGGTCTGGACAAGGTCAACCCCGGTTCACTCATCCTTTCGGGCGTCATGATGCTCGAGCACATCGGCTGGCGGGAAGCGGGGAAGCTGATCGAGGATGCGCTTACGCGCACCATCCAGGCGGGTGTGGTGACCTACGACCTCGCCCGACAGATGGACGGGGCCAGGGAAGTCAGGTGCTCGGAGTTCGCCCGGGCCGTCGTGGAGCGCATGGATTAG
- the prmA gene encoding 50S ribosomal protein L11 methyltransferase, with translation MNGEWIGIDVACGPDVADDVAAELAGTFGVSVEFRSTGIRFYLDAGSAPHDWRTTLEGILREMGTRRFPGASFPYSVSTLAGDDWADGWKAYFKPLRVGKHLVVCPTWEEFAPDAGDRIIRMDPGRAFGTGQHETTRLCLEWLEDRALQALPSAPGSLLDVGTGSGILAVAAALLGFHPVQAVDDDPEAVEVAAENIALNGMESAIELLAGTARQASGAFDVVIANIQAIPLVGMASELVRLTAPAGLAALSGILVEQGEVVKSAYRDLGLLPRKMRTAGEWCLLEFKKP, from the coding sequence ATGAATGGAGAATGGATCGGGATAGACGTCGCCTGCGGTCCGGATGTCGCGGACGACGTGGCGGCGGAGCTTGCCGGGACGTTCGGGGTGAGCGTGGAGTTCCGGAGCACGGGCATCCGGTTCTACCTGGACGCCGGCAGTGCGCCGCACGACTGGCGAACCACGCTTGAAGGCATCCTTCGGGAGATGGGTACGCGTCGGTTTCCGGGAGCGTCCTTCCCGTATTCGGTATCCACCCTGGCGGGAGACGACTGGGCGGACGGCTGGAAGGCGTACTTCAAACCGCTCCGAGTGGGAAAGCACCTGGTGGTCTGTCCCACCTGGGAGGAATTCGCGCCGGATGCCGGGGACAGGATCATCCGCATGGATCCCGGCAGGGCATTCGGCACGGGACAGCACGAAACCACGAGATTGTGCCTCGAGTGGCTGGAAGACCGGGCGTTGCAGGCTCTGCCGTCCGCGCCGGGTTCCCTCCTGGACGTGGGAACCGGCTCGGGAATCCTCGCCGTTGCGGCCGCGCTGCTCGGCTTTCATCCCGTGCAGGCCGTTGACGATGATCCCGAAGCCGTCGAAGTGGCCGCGGAAAACATCGCGCTGAACGGAATGGAGTCCGCGATCGAATTGCTCGCAGGCACGGCCCGGCAGGCCAGCGGCGCGTTCGACGTCGTCATCGCCAATATCCAGGCGATTCCGCTCGTCGGAATGGCTTCGGAGCTCGTGAGGCTGACCGCGCCCGCGGGCCTGGCGGCGTTGAGCGGCATCCTGGTCGAACAGGGGGAGGTTGTGAAGAGCGCCTACCGAGACCTGGGGCTCCTGCCGCGAAAGATGCGAACAGCCGGTGAATGGTGTTTGCTGGAATTCAAGAAACCATAA
- a CDS encoding pyridoxal phosphate-dependent aminotransferase, translating into MNSGSRSALVASGKKYRTRGISRRVSRITISAIKEMPLLASRIGGCVSLGQGIPSFPTPGHIVEAVCRALRDDPDSGKYTLGPGMSELRQAVARDLGARGIEADPDREICITVGAMEALSEAVLTVVERGDEVILPSPNYASHIEQVLLAEGVPVFVPLTREDWQLDVESIRNAVTPRTKAIVLCNPHNPTGANFAEADLRALAQIALENDLFVISDETYDFLVYDGQRCFSLSTLPELRGRIIATFSFSKKYAMTGWRVGYVYASEEILDQMMKIHDAMSICAPTVSQLAALAALQGPQDCVEQIRAALTRRRDLICARLDRLPDAFGYVKPRGAYYLMARYRFPGTDSMTFALRLLHEARVIGIPGAAFGPDGENHIRFSFGGAEEQIEEAFDRMERWFAGSPFSR; encoded by the coding sequence ATGAACAGCGGTTCCAGATCGGCGCTGGTGGCCTCGGGGAAAAAATACCGAACGCGCGGGATCAGCCGGCGGGTGAGCCGGATCACCATATCCGCCATCAAGGAAATGCCGCTTCTCGCCAGCAGGATCGGCGGCTGCGTGTCGCTCGGCCAGGGCATTCCGTCTTTTCCGACTCCCGGGCACATTGTGGAAGCCGTCTGCCGGGCGTTGCGCGACGACCCCGACAGCGGCAAGTACACCCTCGGCCCCGGAATGTCGGAATTGCGCCAAGCGGTGGCGCGCGACCTGGGGGCGCGGGGAATCGAGGCCGATCCGGACCGGGAGATCTGCATCACGGTGGGAGCCATGGAGGCTCTCTCCGAGGCGGTGCTCACCGTGGTGGAGCGCGGCGACGAGGTGATCCTGCCCTCTCCCAACTATGCTTCCCACATCGAACAGGTCCTCCTGGCGGAAGGGGTCCCCGTTTTCGTACCCCTGACCCGGGAGGACTGGCAACTCGACGTGGAATCGATCCGCAATGCGGTCACCCCCCGGACCAAAGCGATCGTCCTTTGCAACCCGCACAATCCGACCGGGGCCAATTTCGCCGAAGCGGATCTGCGCGCCCTGGCACAGATTGCCCTCGAAAACGACCTGTTCGTCATCTCCGACGAAACCTACGACTTCCTGGTCTATGACGGGCAGAGGTGCTTCAGCCTGAGCACCCTGCCGGAGCTCCGGGGTCGGATCATCGCCACTTTCAGTTTCTCCAAGAAATACGCCATGACCGGTTGGAGGGTCGGGTACGTGTATGCGTCGGAGGAAATCCTGGACCAGATGATGAAGATCCACGACGCCATGTCCATCTGCGCTCCCACCGTGTCCCAGTTGGCAGCCCTGGCGGCCTTGCAGGGGCCCCAGGACTGCGTGGAACAAATACGGGCCGCGCTGACCCGGCGCAGGGACCTCATCTGCGCCCGCCTGGACCGTCTCCCGGACGCATTCGGCTACGTGAAACCGCGTGGGGCGTACTACCTCATGGCACGGTACCGATTCCCCGGCACGGATTCCATGACCTTCGCGCTGCGCCTGCTCCACGAGGCCAGGGTCATCGGCATTCCCGGCGCCGCTTTCGGCCCGGACGGGGAAAATCACATCCGCTTTTCGTTTGGAGGCGCCGAAGAGCAGATCGAGGAGGCTTTCGATCGCATGGAACGCTGGTTTGCCGGATCTCCTTTTTCCCGCTGA
- a CDS encoding FAD-binding oxidoreductase has product MNATDLPYGPITPEIIDLIRKAAGSDALVVDPEKLKDFGSDATDYRRIPELVVEATTDRQVQAVMRLASEHRFPVTPRGLGTGLAGGAVALRGGVILSLARMNRILSIDRENLIATVEPGVVTMDLKKAAIARGLCYPPDPASLDTCSIGGNAGTNAGGPSCIKYGTTRDYVLGLEAVLASGEKIRAGVQTRKGVVGYDLAHLLVGSEGTLGIITRLYLKLIPNPPAITTLVALFPELSGAMHAVSTVLASGYVPCAMEFLDRHCIELVGDLLPFEGVREAGAFLLVEMDGAPGVIAREIEEVGGICMECGAADALLAPDSQKRAQMWEVRKQVSLRIEHNSPLYIPEDVVVPIGRIAEFVEGLPEIERLYGMKIYSFGHAGDGNIHLNITADTRDRAQRVEEGIRAALERVLSMGGTISGEHGIGIAKMRFLPMELSPESIRIQEGIKKVFDPLMILNPGKIFPQERET; this is encoded by the coding sequence TTGAACGCCACAGATCTCCCCTATGGCCCCATAACGCCCGAAATCATCGATCTCATCCGCAAGGCGGCCGGGAGCGATGCGCTGGTCGTCGACCCTGAAAAACTGAAGGATTTCGGCAGTGATGCGACGGATTACCGCCGCATCCCGGAACTGGTGGTCGAAGCCACGACCGACCGGCAGGTCCAGGCCGTCATGCGCCTTGCCTCGGAACACCGGTTTCCGGTCACGCCGCGGGGGCTCGGCACCGGGCTGGCCGGGGGCGCCGTGGCTCTCCGGGGAGGCGTCATTCTGTCCCTTGCCAGGATGAACCGCATCCTTTCCATCGACCGCGAAAATCTCATCGCAACCGTCGAGCCGGGCGTGGTCACCATGGATTTGAAGAAGGCCGCGATCGCCCGGGGCCTCTGCTATCCGCCGGACCCGGCCAGCCTCGACACCTGCTCCATCGGGGGCAATGCCGGGACCAATGCCGGCGGCCCATCCTGCATCAAGTACGGAACCACTCGCGATTACGTGCTCGGCCTCGAAGCCGTGCTCGCGTCGGGAGAGAAGATCCGCGCGGGCGTTCAAACCCGCAAGGGAGTGGTAGGATACGACTTGGCCCACCTGCTCGTGGGATCGGAGGGCACCCTGGGGATCATCACCCGCCTGTACTTGAAGCTCATTCCAAATCCTCCGGCCATCACCACCCTCGTTGCCCTCTTCCCGGAACTTTCCGGAGCGATGCACGCCGTCTCCACCGTGCTCGCATCCGGCTACGTTCCGTGCGCGATGGAATTCCTGGATCGGCACTGCATCGAGCTGGTCGGGGATTTGCTTCCTTTCGAGGGAGTGCGTGAGGCCGGAGCTTTCCTGCTGGTGGAAATGGACGGAGCGCCCGGCGTGATCGCCCGCGAAATCGAGGAAGTCGGGGGAATCTGCATGGAGTGCGGGGCGGCCGACGCCCTGCTCGCTCCCGATTCGCAGAAACGCGCGCAGATGTGGGAGGTGCGCAAGCAGGTGTCGCTGCGCATCGAGCACAATTCCCCCCTCTACATCCCCGAGGACGTGGTCGTGCCCATCGGCCGCATCGCGGAATTCGTGGAGGGGCTGCCCGAGATCGAGCGGCTGTACGGCATGAAAATCTATTCCTTCGGTCACGCGGGAGACGGCAACATTCACCTGAACATCACCGCGGATACGCGCGACCGCGCGCAACGGGTGGAGGAAGGAATACGCGCCGCGCTGGAGAGGGTCCTGTCGATGGGGGGAACGATCTCCGGCGAACACGGGATCGGCATCGCCAAGATGCGTTTTCTTCCGATGGAGCTCTCCCCCGAGAGCATCCGGATTCAGGAGGGGATCAAGAAGGTGTTCGATCCCCTGATGATCCTGAATCCGGGAAAAATATTTCCTCAGGAGCGTGAAACGTGA
- a CDS encoding amino acid ABC transporter permease, with product MEDLLFVRTDVLPAFLKGLKVSLLLIAPSAFFGLCIGILVGACRVYGSRLVILLSDLYVALFRGVPLVVQLFVWYFGLPHLKIYLSPFVASVLGFSLCSGAYHSEYIRGALLSIRKGQMLAAQALGFSKLRMVLSVILPQALRRALPGCGNEIIYLIKYSSLAYMVTCIELTGEAKILASHSFKYTIVFLSVGIVYLFLVSLASWLLHHIEDKVSLPGFEQHRT from the coding sequence ATGGAAGACCTTCTTTTCGTTCGCACCGATGTCCTGCCCGCCTTCCTGAAGGGATTGAAAGTCAGCCTTCTGCTCATCGCGCCGTCCGCTTTTTTCGGCCTGTGCATCGGCATCCTGGTGGGGGCCTGCAGGGTTTACGGGAGCCGGCTCGTCATCCTGCTGAGCGACCTCTACGTCGCCCTGTTCCGGGGTGTTCCCCTGGTGGTCCAGCTGTTTGTGTGGTACTTCGGGCTGCCGCACCTCAAAATCTATCTTTCTCCCTTTGTGGCCTCCGTGCTGGGGTTTTCATTGTGCAGCGGGGCCTACCACTCGGAATACATCCGCGGCGCCTTGCTGTCCATCCGCAAGGGACAGATGCTCGCCGCCCAGGCCCTCGGCTTTTCGAAGCTGCGCATGGTGCTCTCCGTCATCCTGCCCCAGGCGCTGCGCCGAGCCCTTCCCGGCTGCGGAAACGAAATCATTTACCTCATCAAGTATTCGTCCCTGGCCTACATGGTCACTTGCATCGAGCTGACCGGAGAGGCGAAGATCCTCGCTTCGCACTCGTTCAAATACACCATCGTCTTCTTGAGTGTCGGAATCGTGTACCTGTTCCTCGTGTCCCTGGCGAGCTGGCTGCTCCATCACATCGAGGACAAGGTGTCTCTGCCTGGATTCGAACAGCACAGGACTTGA